One window of Brachionichthys hirsutus isolate HB-005 chromosome 21, CSIRO-AGI_Bhir_v1, whole genome shotgun sequence genomic DNA carries:
- the ccr10 gene encoding C-C chemokine receptor type 10, with protein MDDFIYYDISDYPHWNSTNSTEPSDYDSDWCEAGEEEFTIKTFQTCVFGLIFLLGVLGNSLVIATFAVYRRCHLRSMTDIFLFHLALADLLLLLTLPLQVVDTHLGWILPILLCKVMRTCYAINTYSGLLLLACISVDRYLVVAQAQEMLRLRSRIFIGGTVAAAGVWLAAVLLSLPEILFSGVSGSGSDAYCGMMGSGSAKMAANGAIILVFGLSLFVMVTCYSLIARILREGQVNRKGKEWRRQRTLKLMVALVLVFLVFQLPYTVVLLRKMAGQFCGLLLEYITCALAYARCCINPILYALVGVRFRNDVLRLIHDFSCPCGRQLVPQTVSSMSPSPPAVSALLNPTSPNAVTLVKR; from the coding sequence ATGGACGATTTCATCTACTATGACATCTCAGACTACCCGCATTGGAATTCGACTAACAGCACAGAGCCCAGCGATTATGATTCTGACTGGTGTgaggctggagaggaggagttCACCATTAAAACCTTCCAGACTTGTGTTTTCGGCCTGATTTTCCTGCTGGGCGTGTTGGGGAACTCCCTTGTGATTGCCACCTTTGCCGTTTACCGCCGCTGCCACCTTCGCTCCATGACCGACATCTTCCTGTTCCACTTGGCGCTGGCCgaccttctcctgctcctcacgCTCCCGTTGCAGGTCGTCGACACCCACCTCGGTTGGATCCTCCCCATCCTGCTTTGCAAGGTCATGCGCACGTGCTACGCTATCAACACGTACAGTGGGCTTCTGCTGCTGGCCTGTATCAGCGTTGACCGCTACCTGGTGGTGGCCCAAGCCCAAGAAATGCTAAGGCTGCGCAGTCGGATATTTATAGGTGGGACAGTGGCTGCTGCAGGAGTGTGGCTTGCGGCTGTGCTCCTCAGCCTCCCGGAAATCCTCTTCTCTGGTGTGTCGGGATCTGGAAGCGATGCATACTGTGGCATGATGGGTAGCGGAAGTGCCAAAATGGCTGCCAATGGAGCCATCATTCTCGTCTTTGGCCTGTCCCTGTTTGTTATGGTGACGTGCTACTCTCTGATTGCTCGAATTCTGCGGGAAGGGCAAGTAAATCGTAAAGGTAAAGAGTGGCGTCGTCAGCGTACCTTGAAGCTGATGGTGGCTTTGGTGCTGGTTTTCCTGGTATTCCAGCTGCCGTACACGGTAGTGCTGTTACGTAAAATGGCAGGGCAGTTCTGCGGACTTCTGCTAGAGTACATAACCTGTGCTTTGGCATACGCCCGCTGTTGCATCAATCCCATCCTGTACGCCCTGGTAGGAGTGCGCTTCCGGAACGATGTGCTCAGGCTCATCCATGACTTCAGCTGCCCTTGCGGGCGTCAGCTGGTGCCACAGACGGTCAGCTCAATGTCTCCCTCTCCACCCGCTGTCTCGGCACTCTTAAATCCAACATCCCCCAATGCAGTCACCTTAGTAAAAAGATAA
- the LOC137910412 gene encoding receptor activity-modifying protein 3: MVGLFGVTFHVVSFDPSYGASGQPTASEVFIMILYLLFPGLILGAVESLSANVTRDELRKAERNQTFKHFQDQAMDFSARRCHQDVLTEFSHSICGAVFRTEILSISKDKWCVLENVIGPYNNMTLCLEMVTNLAGCYYPNTDTQDFFLYIHSLYFQDCSQGELPLVDAPQGLVILLTLIPVAIIPVLVYLVVWKSKVQNYYLKD; the protein is encoded by the exons ATGGTAGGACTGTTTGGGGTCACGTTTCATGTTGTGTCATTCG ATCCTTCATACGGCGCCTCGGGTCAGCCGACAGCCTCAGAGGTCTTCATCATGATCCTGTACCTGCTCTTCCCCGGCCTCATCCTCG GCGCTGTGGAATCGCTGTCAGCCAACGTGACACGGGATGAGTTGCGCAAGGCTGAGAGGAACCAAACATTCA AACATTTTCAGGACCAGGCAATGGATTTCTCAGCCAGGCGCTGCCATCAAGACGTGCTGACGGAGTTCAGTCACAGCATCTGTGGTGCCGTTTTCCGCACAGAGATTCTGTCCATTAGCAAAGACAAATGGTGTGTCCTGGAAAATGTCATCGG GCCGTACAACAACATGACTTTATGCTTGGAAATGGTGACAAATCTGGCCGGCTGTTATTACCCGAACACCGACACCCAAGACTTCTTCCTGTACATCCACTCTCTGTACTTCCAGGACTGTTCCCAGGGGGAGCTCCCGCTTGTGGACGCTCCTCAGGGACTGGTGATCCTACTCACTCTCATACCGGTCGCCATCATTCCGGTACTGGTTTATCTGGTAGTTTGGAAAAGTAAAGTCCAAAA TTACTACCTTAAGGACTGA